The Eubacteriales bacterium genome window below encodes:
- a CDS encoding TIGR03960 family B12-binding radical SAM protein: MDNFFGELSFGVKNMSRYTGGEYNMAVKNAADVDVRFCMCFPDVYEVAMSNLGISILYHILNNRTDVYCERAAAPWVDMEQRMRELKIPLFSLETKTPLNEFNILGFSIGYEMCYTNILTMLNLSLIPALSKDRKDSDPIIIGGGGAVYNPEPVADIFDAFLIGEGEEIISEFVDEYKASRALKETKLKFLKRVSKLRGVYVPSLYEVDYLEKGVLLKPTGNAPKIVNKRIIEDLDSAYFPTAPIVPFQSIVHDRAVVEVFRGCTKGCRFCQAGFIYRPVREKKSDTVFCQAKEIIKNTGFDEVSLCSLSSGDYSEIAKLLTDMIEEFENKRVSVALPSLRADSELSKIVNKTTKVRSTGLTLAPEAGTQRLRDIINKNITEEDLLSNLSDAFDAGISSVKLYFMIGLPFETYEDLDGIVNLVLKVRSLYYSMPLEKRARALNIHVSVSSFVPKPHTPFQWEAQEDKESLVKKQLYLKGKLKIRGVKYNYHDANVSFLEAVFARGDRRLSKTLLRAYELGARFDSWGDFFDMDLWARAFADTGIDPKFYANRVRDLDEPLPWDHISCGVSKEYLLKELSRAKSGSTTRDCRAGCDLCGLEGKGVCI; the protein is encoded by the coding sequence TTGGACAACTTTTTTGGTGAACTTTCATTCGGCGTAAAAAATATGTCCCGGTATACCGGAGGAGAGTATAACATGGCCGTAAAGAACGCTGCCGACGTGGATGTGCGTTTTTGCATGTGCTTTCCAGATGTTTATGAAGTTGCCATGTCCAATTTAGGGATAAGCATACTATATCACATTTTAAACAATAGGACAGATGTTTATTGTGAACGCGCCGCCGCACCATGGGTAGACATGGAACAAAGGATGCGAGAGTTAAAAATCCCGCTTTTTTCACTTGAGACGAAAACACCATTAAACGAGTTTAACATACTTGGCTTTAGTATAGGCTATGAAATGTGTTATACAAACATATTGACTATGCTCAATTTATCTTTAATACCCGCACTTTCAAAAGACCGCAAAGATAGTGACCCTATTATAATCGGCGGAGGCGGGGCAGTATATAACCCGGAGCCTGTAGCAGATATTTTCGATGCGTTTTTGATAGGCGAAGGAGAAGAAATAATTAGCGAGTTTGTAGATGAGTATAAGGCAAGCAGGGCTTTAAAAGAGACTAAACTTAAATTTTTAAAGAGAGTTTCAAAGTTAAGAGGGGTTTATGTCCCGTCATTATATGAAGTTGACTACTTAGAAAAAGGCGTGTTGCTAAAACCGACAGGCAATGCTCCAAAGATAGTAAATAAGCGTATAATTGAGGACCTTGACAGTGCGTATTTCCCGACTGCACCGATAGTACCGTTTCAAAGCATAGTCCATGACCGGGCAGTCGTAGAAGTTTTTAGAGGCTGTACAAAAGGGTGCAGATTTTGCCAGGCAGGGTTTATATACCGCCCTGTACGCGAAAAAAAGAGCGATACAGTATTTTGCCAGGCAAAGGAGATAATAAAAAATACAGGGTTTGATGAAGTGTCTCTTTGCTCGCTTTCTTCAGGAGATTATTCTGAAATAGCAAAGCTTTTAACAGACATGATAGAGGAATTTGAAAATAAACGGGTATCGGTTGCACTTCCTTCTCTAAGGGCAGATTCTGAACTTTCCAAGATAGTAAATAAAACTACGAAAGTCAGAAGCACGGGGCTTACATTGGCGCCGGAAGCAGGTACACAGCGCTTAAGAGACATAATCAACAAAAATATAACGGAAGAGGATTTATTATCAAATTTATCAGATGCGTTTGATGCCGGAATCAGCAGCGTTAAACTCTATTTTATGATAGGATTGCCCTTTGAAACTTATGAGGATTTAGACGGCATAGTAAACTTGGTATTAAAAGTAAGGTCTCTTTATTATTCTATGCCGCTTGAAAAAAGGGCCAGGGCACTTAACATACATGTAAGCGTATCCAGCTTTGTGCCAAAACCGCATACTCCATTCCAGTGGGAAGCGCAGGAAGATAAAGAAAGCTTAGTTAAAAAGCAGCTTTATTTAAAAGGCAAGCTTAAAATACGCGGGGTAAAATACAATTACCATGATGCGAACGTAAGTTTTTTAGAGGCGGTCTTTGCAAGAGGAGACAGGCGCCTATCAAAAACGCTTTTGCGTGCATACGAGCTGGGGGCCAGGTTCGACAGCTGGGGAGATTTCTTCGACATGGATTTGTGGGCGAGGGCTTTTGCAGATACGGGAATAGACCCCAAATTTTATGCTAACCGTGTGCGCGATTTAGACGAGCCGCTCCCTTGGGACCATATAAGCTGCGGAGTCAGCAAAGAATACCTGCTTAAGGAACTTTCAAGAGCAAAGTCGGGGTCGACCACCCGCGACTGCCGGGCAGGCTGTGATCTTTGCGGGCTTGAAGGAAAAGGTGTCTGCATATGA
- a CDS encoding M50 family metallopeptidase produces the protein MNTIRIAGGRFKINILLIFVMLGLIVLGMWDMLIFYIPALIIHELAHMVAAGACGIIIDDVEILPFGCTAKVKSFTALSALKEVFTAAAGPAVNIVLAAGIFFIDKYYAPLSIARQFITANLTIAAINLLPALPLDGGHIVRALLARSIGQKKATKICAIFGVVISSIMLLGGVFMVIKGYFNRTFFFMAVFLLYAAIKEIKNVPYTVIRDISSKRKLLSTQKAVLMRGFAIMDNNYLRDVLKEFDAGKYNVVYILDDDMRILKSLSETQVMDAVLKYGLDVKIKTILSKI, from the coding sequence ATGAATACTATAAGAATTGCAGGCGGACGCTTTAAGATAAATATTTTACTTATTTTTGTGATGCTAGGATTGATAGTTTTAGGCATGTGGGATATGCTGATATTTTATATACCGGCATTGATTATCCACGAACTTGCACATATGGTAGCGGCGGGCGCCTGCGGTATTATTATAGATGATGTTGAAATACTTCCTTTCGGATGCACGGCAAAGGTCAAAAGCTTTACGGCACTATCTGCACTAAAGGAAGTATTTACTGCAGCTGCCGGCCCCGCTGTAAACATAGTTTTGGCGGCCGGCATATTTTTTATAGACAAGTATTACGCGCCGCTTTCAATTGCAAGGCAGTTTATAACGGCAAATTTAACCATTGCTGCGATAAATCTGCTGCCGGCACTGCCGCTTGACGGAGGGCATATAGTGCGTGCGCTGCTTGCCCGAAGTATAGGACAGAAAAAGGCAACTAAGATATGCGCTATATTCGGGGTGGTTATTTCCTCCATTATGCTTTTGGGCGGCGTATTTATGGTAATAAAAGGCTACTTTAACCGGACGTTTTTTTTTATGGCTGTTTTTTTACTGTATGCTGCAATCAAAGAGATCAAGAATGTGCCGTATACGGTTATACGGGACATATCTTCTAAAAGAAAGCTTTTATCTACGCAAAAAGCCGTCTTGATGCGCGGTTTTGCGATCATGGACAATAACTATTTAAGAGATGTTTTAAAGGAATTTGATGCAGGGAAATATAACGTGGTTTATATTTTAGACGATGATATGAGGATACTTAAAAGCCTTTCTGAAACCCAGGTTATGGATGCTGTTTTAAAATATGGCTTAGATGTAAAAATAAAGACAATATTAAGTAAAATTTGA
- a CDS encoding M23 family metallopeptidase, which yields MRDKSSLDKIELAGFESVEEIRNYRGIRLNYPVKSTANIKNDKNEEKIRGLMLKTAVFAVIALSILVLRSIDTPLTSGVIAGIDNADQNTTIDEDIGKLKFVENTEGDISVSTDANVFVFPVEGKITAKFGEDGSEGISIETSQGANVINAVSGSVYAIEKNEEDLNGSIVTMKNEDGSEASYYGVSPAVQEGDTLDSGDLIGTLSGDVLKFEIYVNGEAVDPLSYMDQG from the coding sequence ATGCGTGATAAAAGCTCGCTTGATAAAATTGAATTGGCTGGTTTTGAGTCTGTTGAAGAGATAAGAAACTATAGGGGGATACGCTTAAATTATCCCGTTAAAAGTACGGCTAATATAAAAAATGATAAAAATGAGGAGAAAATACGCGGACTTATGCTAAAGACGGCGGTTTTTGCAGTGATTGCTCTTTCCATACTCGTGCTTAGAAGTATAGATACGCCACTTACCAGCGGAGTTATAGCAGGTATAGACAATGCTGATCAAAATACTACGATAGACGAGGATATTGGGAAACTTAAATTCGTGGAAAATACAGAGGGGGATATCTCTGTTTCGACCGATGCCAATGTATTTGTATTTCCCGTGGAAGGCAAAATAACGGCTAAGTTTGGAGAAGATGGAAGTGAAGGCATTTCTATTGAAACTTCTCAGGGAGCAAATGTTATAAACGCGGTCTCTGGAAGCGTATATGCAATTGAGAAAAATGAAGAAGATCTAAATGGAAGTATAGTGACTATGAAAAACGAAGACGGAAGCGAGGCCTCTTATTACGGCGTTTCACCGGCTGTTCAAGAAGGAGATACATTGGATTCGGGAGATTTGATAGGCACTCTTTCCGGTGACGTTTTAAAATTTGAGATCTATGTAAACGGTGAAGCTGTAGATCCACTTTCATATATGGATCAAGGGTGA
- the rodA gene encoding rod shape-determining protein RodA, translating to MRFRFINIRFLKHIDWVTVSIVFAICLFGLVAIINATSSPFTGDESTLSDYLSKLNFSYVKLQLMWVLVGLIAVTIVLIPDYSVICDYSRWIYWFNIALLLLVFLTTEVRGMQGWFKFGSRGFQPSEVAKISLIIVLAKKMSESTRGGHRIERIKDVFPVALLFALPFGLIVLQKDIGTALVFLVIFFGMLFVGRTNLKIIGMILLVGIIMLPLAWLVMNSTQKARIVSFLNPGADTQGTGYQVSQAKIAIGAGQFAGKGFFSAGALGQLNYVPDSHTDFIFGVTVEAVGFIGAFFLMGLYLALLLRALYIASKAKDDQGMFLVSGVVCMLLFHIFENLGMNMGIMPVTGIPLPFFSYGGSSMLANMIAVGLILNVNARRFRWSLA from the coding sequence ATGAGGTTTCGTTTTATAAATATAAGGTTTTTAAAGCATATAGACTGGGTTACTGTATCGATAGTTTTTGCTATATGTTTATTTGGTTTAGTTGCGATAATAAATGCAACGAGTTCACCGTTTACGGGTGATGAAAGCACATTAAGCGATTATTTAAGCAAACTAAATTTCAGTTACGTAAAGCTTCAGTTGATGTGGGTATTGGTAGGCTTGATAGCCGTTACAATAGTACTTATACCAGATTATTCTGTCATATGCGATTATTCCCGGTGGATATACTGGTTTAATATTGCTTTGCTATTGCTGGTATTCTTAACTACTGAGGTACGTGGGATGCAGGGCTGGTTCAAATTCGGCAGCCGTGGGTTTCAGCCAAGTGAGGTTGCCAAGATATCGCTTATTATAGTTTTGGCAAAAAAAATGAGTGAAAGCACGAGAGGCGGCCATAGGATCGAAAGGATAAAAGATGTTTTTCCGGTGGCACTTTTGTTTGCATTGCCGTTTGGGCTTATAGTTTTACAAAAAGATATCGGGACTGCGTTAGTATTTTTGGTTATATTTTTTGGCATGCTGTTTGTCGGGCGGACAAATTTAAAGATAATAGGAATGATCCTATTGGTAGGAATAATCATGCTACCTCTGGCGTGGCTGGTTATGAACTCTACGCAGAAGGCCCGGATCGTATCCTTTTTAAATCCAGGGGCGGATACTCAAGGGACCGGATATCAGGTCTCCCAGGCTAAGATAGCTATAGGTGCAGGTCAGTTTGCCGGCAAAGGCTTTTTCTCCGCTGGTGCACTGGGGCAATTAAACTACGTGCCAGACAGCCATACAGATTTTATTTTCGGTGTAACTGTTGAGGCAGTTGGGTTTATCGGTGCGTTTTTCTTAATGGGGCTTTATCTTGCTCTGCTTTTAAGAGCGCTATATATTGCGAGCAAAGCAAAGGACGACCAAGGGATGTTTTTGGTGTCAGGGGTAGTTTGTATGCTTCTATTCCATATATTTGAAAATCTAGGGATGAATATGGGCATAATGCCGGTTACGGGTATACCTCTGCCGTTTTTCAGCTATGGAGGCTCTAGCATGCTTGCAAACATGATAGCGGTCGGCTTGATTTTAAACGTCAACGCGAGACGGTTTAGGTGGAGTTTGGCTTAA
- the minE gene encoding cell division topological specificity factor MinE: protein MGFFGKKKSNQVAKERLKLVLIHDRNGTSTDNNFIKSLQRDIMKVLENYIDISDDDVEVKITREQNGLDSDTTKLLVNVPIRNVKCMGKNK, encoded by the coding sequence ATGGGCTTTTTTGGGAAGAAGAAAAGCAATCAGGTTGCTAAGGAGAGGTTAAAACTAGTTTTAATTCATGACCGTAATGGTACTTCAACTGATAATAATTTTATAAAGAGTTTACAGCGTGATATTATGAAGGTATTGGAAAACTACATAGATATATCGGATGATGATGTAGAGGTAAAGATAACCCGGGAACAAAACGGTTTGGATAGTGATACGACAAAGCTTCTAGTAAATGTTCCCATAAGAAACGTAAAGTGTATGGGTAAAAACAAATAA
- the minD gene encoding septum site-determining protein MinD, whose translation MNNVIVVTSGKGGVGKTTTSANLGAGLAIEGKKVVLVDTDIGLRNLDVVLGLENRIVYDLVDVIEGTCRLKQALIKDKRFSGLFLLPAAQTRDKNAVTPDQMRSLISDLEKEFDYILIDCPAGIEQGFKNAIAGAKSAIVVAMPEVSSVRDADRIVGLLSAEGIDDVYLLINRIRQSLVNQGDMLGIDDTLEVLGLDLIGVVPDDEEVIRATNLGEPLISDKKAPAGQAYKNITKRILGEEVPFMDLNKKTFFGKIKNIFGSNS comes from the coding sequence ATGAACAATGTAATCGTAGTAACTTCTGGTAAAGGCGGGGTAGGCAAGACGACCACTTCAGCTAACTTAGGTGCAGGATTGGCAATAGAGGGGAAAAAAGTCGTTTTAGTTGATACGGATATTGGGCTTAGAAATTTAGACGTAGTTTTGGGGCTTGAAAATAGGATTGTGTATGACTTGGTAGATGTTATAGAAGGAACATGCAGATTAAAGCAAGCGCTTATAAAGGACAAGAGGTTTAGCGGCTTGTTTCTTTTGCCGGCAGCTCAGACAAGGGATAAAAATGCCGTCACTCCGGACCAGATGAGAAGTTTAATATCCGATCTTGAAAAGGAGTTTGATTATATATTGATAGACTGTCCTGCCGGCATAGAGCAGGGATTTAAAAACGCTATTGCGGGGGCAAAGTCTGCGATAGTCGTGGCTATGCCCGAGGTGTCTTCTGTTCGCGATGCGGATAGGATAGTCGGCCTTTTGTCTGCGGAAGGCATAGACGACGTATATCTGCTTATAAACCGCATAAGGCAAAGCCTGGTAAACCAGGGGGATATGCTGGGTATTGACGATACTCTTGAAGTGCTCGGATTAGATTTAATAGGTGTGGTGCCAGACGATGAAGAGGTTATTCGTGCGACTAATTTAGGTGAACCGCTTATTAGTGATAAAAAAGCACCTGCAGGACAAGCTTATAAGAACATTACAAAGAGAATTTTAGGTGAAGAAGTTCCGTTTATGGATCTAAATAAAAAGACGTTTTTTGGGAAAATCAAAAATATTTTTGGCAGTAATAGTTAA
- the minC gene encoding septum site-determining protein MinC: MKNIVSFKGISSGCLEILCDEVKSYNAIKEALVKRIEQNDNFFRGATSKVLIAGRNFEETEMHEIKEIFLRRFGLLNVVFKGPSSKTAPKHTEKKIKDIKTENDKRDSAEKSSKSGIELVSNDYFDARSIIISHTLRNGQRVECEGDVVVLGDVNNGAEIVAGGSIIVIGALRGLAHAGATGRAGVVIAANKLCPKQLRINAKIAIFPEGASSLVPEIAKIEDGNITITDVNQKHFPMKQQH; this comes from the coding sequence ATGAAGAATATAGTCTCATTTAAGGGGATATCATCTGGCTGCTTAGAGATTTTGTGTGACGAGGTAAAATCATATAATGCCATTAAAGAAGCTCTTGTCAAAAGAATAGAGCAAAATGATAATTTTTTTCGGGGCGCAACATCTAAAGTGTTAATAGCCGGACGTAACTTTGAAGAAACTGAAATGCATGAGATAAAAGAGATTTTTCTAAGGAGATTCGGGTTATTAAATGTGGTCTTTAAAGGACCCAGTTCAAAAACTGCCCCAAAACACACAGAGAAGAAAATAAAAGATATCAAAACGGAAAATGACAAAAGGGATTCGGCTGAAAAGAGTAGTAAATCCGGTATAGAACTTGTGTCAAATGATTATTTTGATGCACGCTCTATAATTATCTCGCACACTTTAAGAAATGGACAGCGTGTCGAGTGTGAGGGAGACGTTGTAGTATTAGGAGATGTAAATAACGGCGCTGAAATAGTTGCCGGAGGAAGCATAATAGTAATAGGTGCATTAAGGGGGCTTGCACATGCAGGCGCAACTGGAAGGGCAGGAGTTGTTATAGCAGCAAATAAACTTTGCCCGAAGCAGTTAAGGATAAATGCTAAAATTGCTATTTTCCCAGAAGGTGCTTCTTCTTTAGTACCGGAAATTGCTAAGATAGAGGATGGGAATATAACCATAACAGACGTAAATCAAAAACATTTTCCTATGAAGCAACAACATTAA
- a CDS encoding penicillin-binding transpeptidase domain-containing protein produces the protein MKSIFNSNVFSGKSDKRMFILTAIIVFLFLILVMQLVNLTIVQGTSYSEKSKNTSIRTITVSGSRGSILDSSGIVLAYDEKSYDVVFKKDQTKTSSDDRAYYTGILMKTIDIIEENSGTIENEFSIKRDDNGDFYFDFNTTDETVFEKRLSSWKTNMYLTGMDDAEEIYNQLRLRYQIPDELSYDDAVKLLSIWQQLQLNNSSGYLSITIAKDVNINTVSELKARSEELEGVDISEGTVRVYPKQSTAAHIIGYMGKMQDNDTIAEMQALGYSSDDLIGIAGIESTMESVLTANTIERQGKQEVSKQFSQIIRTLSTSSAKSGNNVVLTIDLGLQEALEESLENNIAEIYKKQQEEYTANKSDYEDQMLEDGRTDEIKFATTGAAVVIDINSGKVLAMASYPSFDLNLFTNGISEVDYEALTDEDTTPLFNKAVSSKGTPGSIFKMVTATAGLMEYDTTGITVNTTISDGGYFTAVLGEDADTATEEEIKSCPSCWVRPNFSKHKDQNVVLAIKNSCNYYFFTVAYRLGISNLTKWADNFGLTEKTGIQLPAEAVGQVGGQEVLYDNTKDASNQKTAIPILVKRLLISELKNFGQERSVEYTDEELDNAAEALLKLASNDEEEMGPKIRTILSENLGISKTISSSKGWDKTVASILTELMWNPTRTILTGIGQGVAAVTPVGVSRYVAAILNGGTVYDLSIVDKIASSSGTVLEEIEPSVYKQLDIPEEYLAAIKEGMREVVSEEDQGTASSYFKNYKYIDEIGGKTGTAQVSNIDIENNSWFVGFTPYENPEIVVVVYVPHGLSGGLSSLVAKDVFTYYLDEKARTAEVDIPDSNTLVGDS, from the coding sequence ATGAAATCGATATTTAACTCAAACGTTTTTTCCGGGAAATCTGACAAAAGAATGTTTATATTAACTGCGATTATAGTATTTTTGTTTTTGATATTGGTAATGCAGCTAGTTAACTTGACTATTGTTCAAGGTACCAGCTATTCAGAAAAATCAAAAAATACTTCTATACGTACTATAACGGTTTCGGGGTCAAGGGGCTCCATTCTCGATTCAAGCGGTATAGTTTTAGCTTATGATGAAAAGAGCTATGATGTTGTCTTTAAAAAAGACCAGACAAAGACTTCCTCAGACGATCGTGCATATTATACGGGGATACTGATGAAGACAATAGATATAATAGAGGAAAACAGCGGCACGATAGAGAACGAATTTTCGATAAAAAGAGATGACAACGGCGATTTTTACTTTGATTTTAATACCACAGACGAAACTGTTTTTGAAAAACGTTTAAGCAGCTGGAAAACAAACATGTATTTAACAGGCATGGACGATGCTGAAGAAATTTATAATCAGCTCAGATTAAGGTATCAGATACCTGACGAGCTCTCATACGACGACGCTGTTAAACTTTTATCTATATGGCAGCAGTTACAGTTAAACAATAGTTCCGGGTATCTTTCTATAACCATTGCCAAAGATGTTAATATAAATACCGTATCGGAGTTAAAGGCAAGGAGCGAGGAGCTTGAGGGTGTAGATATATCAGAAGGAACTGTAAGGGTATACCCTAAACAGAGTACAGCGGCCCACATAATAGGATATATGGGCAAAATGCAAGATAATGATACCATTGCGGAAATGCAGGCATTAGGATATTCTTCGGACGATTTAATAGGTATAGCGGGTATAGAATCTACAATGGAGTCTGTTTTGACTGCGAATACTATTGAACGGCAGGGCAAACAGGAAGTCAGTAAACAGTTCTCACAGATAATAAGGACCCTTTCAACATCATCGGCTAAATCTGGCAATAACGTAGTTCTAACAATAGATTTAGGGCTGCAGGAGGCTCTTGAGGAATCACTTGAAAATAATATTGCCGAGATATATAAAAAGCAGCAGGAGGAATACACTGCAAATAAGAGCGATTATGAAGACCAAATGCTTGAAGACGGCCGTACTGATGAAATAAAATTTGCTACAACCGGAGCGGCAGTCGTTATTGATATAAATAGTGGAAAAGTTTTGGCTATGGCGAGTTATCCTTCTTTCGACCTTAATCTGTTTACCAACGGCATATCAGAAGTAGATTATGAGGCTTTAACAGATGAAGATACGACACCGCTGTTTAATAAAGCAGTGTCTTCAAAAGGTACGCCTGGGTCAATCTTCAAGATGGTAACGGCAACGGCCGGATTAATGGAATACGATACGACAGGCATTACCGTAAATACAACGATAAGTGACGGAGGGTATTTCACCGCTGTACTAGGCGAGGATGCCGATACGGCGACAGAAGAGGAAATTAAAAGCTGCCCTTCTTGTTGGGTACGCCCGAATTTTTCAAAGCATAAAGATCAAAACGTTGTTCTTGCTATTAAGAACTCCTGTAACTATTATTTCTTTACGGTGGCGTACAGGCTGGGTATTTCAAACCTTACCAAATGGGCAGATAACTTTGGGCTTACCGAAAAGACCGGCATACAGCTTCCGGCAGAGGCAGTCGGCCAGGTCGGAGGCCAAGAAGTACTTTATGATAATACAAAGGACGCATCAAACCAAAAGACTGCTATACCAATATTGGTTAAAAGGCTTTTGATAAGCGAACTAAAGAATTTTGGGCAAGAGCGTTCGGTAGAATATACAGATGAGGAATTAGATAATGCAGCAGAAGCCTTGCTTAAACTAGCATCTAATGACGAAGAGGAAATGGGGCCTAAGATAAGGACTATTTTAAGTGAGAATTTAGGTATTTCAAAGACCATTTCCAGTTCAAAGGGATGGGATAAGACAGTTGCAAGTATTTTAACAGAACTAATGTGGAATCCAACGAGGACGATACTTACTGGTATCGGCCAAGGAGTTGCGGCTGTTACACCGGTTGGCGTTTCGAGATACGTAGCGGCTATATTGAATGGAGGCACCGTATATGATTTAAGCATTGTTGATAAAATAGCATCTTCCTCGGGTACTGTTTTGGAGGAGATTGAACCGTCTGTATATAAACAGCTGGATATTCCGGAGGAATATTTAGCTGCGATAAAAGAAGGCATGAGGGAGGTTGTGTCTGAAGAAGACCAAGGAACTGCATCCTCTTACTTTAAAAATTATAAGTATATCGATGAAATAGGCGGAAAAACCGGAACTGCGCAGGTTTCTAACATAGACATAGAAAACAACAGTTGGTTCGTTGGATTCACTCCGTATGAAAACCCTGAGATAGTGGTTGTCGTATATGTACCGCATGGTTTGTCCGGTGGCCTTTCTTCACTCGTTGCAAAAGACGTATTTACTTATTATTTAGATGAAAAGGCTCGTACTGCCGAGGTAGATATACCGGATTCTAATACTTTGGTAGGAGATTCTTAA
- the mreD gene encoding rod shape-determining protein MreD — protein MRYLILALICVINTLILGAAGNASMFGAAPDLLLICIVSIAIAEKSLSGMWLGLSGGILLDILYGPAVGFYSIPYVVAGFLAMIAVRRVSYIDNYIVPTIICLAVFLIKDFTAFITANIVAINVSYGVVFIKCTLLSALYTVILMPFIHLLMRKLYYTHFLKSVKFSEFRVVDKMEKYRRK, from the coding sequence ATGAGATACCTTATTCTTGCCCTCATATGCGTAATAAATACTTTGATACTTGGAGCAGCCGGAAATGCATCGATGTTTGGTGCAGCTCCGGATTTGCTTTTAATATGTATAGTTTCGATAGCAATAGCAGAAAAATCTTTATCTGGGATGTGGCTTGGCCTTTCGGGCGGCATATTGCTGGATATTTTATACGGTCCGGCTGTGGGGTTTTATTCTATACCTTATGTGGTAGCAGGGTTTTTAGCTATGATTGCGGTAAGGCGCGTTTCTTATATAGACAATTATATAGTGCCGACAATTATATGCCTTGCGGTTTTCTTGATAAAGGATTTTACTGCGTTTATAACGGCTAATATAGTTGCGATTAATGTATCATACGGCGTTGTATTTATAAAATGCACATTATTAAGTGCACTGTATACTGTTATTTTAATGCCGTTTATACATTTGCTCATGCGGAAGCTTTATTATACCCACTTTCTAAAATCTGTTAAATTCAGTGAATTCAGAGTTGTGGATAAAATGGAAAAGTACCGCAGGAAATAA
- the mreC gene encoding rod shape-determining protein MreC: protein MKDRPLLITLIIVIILLVLLVTTASGNIFGSKSVIGGLLKPVQGFFYDAAGSVAGFFSNIFSGTEDQDDIDALKQQLEEQESIIQYYDETLKENERLKDLLNFAQQNENLSYVTAKVISKSPGAWFNSFTISAGIVDGVKENMAVINQDGLIGRITEAYATWSVVTPIIDSDSSVAGLVERTRDNGILSGNINTEGTNLLTMSYLPFDTDIIPGDVVITSGLDGIFPKGIIIGEVTEVATGEENTEKSASVKPKVDFQHMEEVMVVISNLQDDSQTGDTEE from the coding sequence TTGAAAGATAGGCCGCTTTTAATAACATTAATCATAGTAATAATACTGCTTGTGCTACTTGTTACTACAGCCAGCGGTAACATATTTGGGTCTAAAAGTGTCATTGGCGGGTTGTTAAAACCGGTCCAAGGATTTTTTTATGATGCTGCAGGATCGGTTGCCGGGTTTTTCTCTAATATATTTAGCGGCACTGAGGACCAAGATGATATAGACGCGCTTAAGCAACAGTTGGAGGAACAAGAAAGCATAATACAGTACTATGATGAAACCTTAAAGGAAAATGAAAGGCTAAAAGACCTTTTAAATTTTGCACAACAAAATGAAAACCTAAGTTATGTGACGGCGAAAGTAATAAGCAAGAGCCCTGGGGCATGGTTTAACAGCTTTACTATCTCAGCAGGTATAGTTGACGGCGTTAAAGAAAACATGGCTGTTATAAATCAAGACGGGCTGATAGGCCGTATAACGGAGGCATATGCTACATGGAGCGTTGTCACCCCTATAATAGACAGCGACAGCAGTGTGGCCGGGTTGGTAGAGCGCACGAGAGATAACGGTATCTTATCGGGAAATATTAATACGGAAGGTACCAATTTGCTGACCATGAGCTATCTGCCTTTTGATACAGATATAATACCGGGCGACGTTGTTATAACGTCTGGGCTAGATGGCATATTCCCAAAAGGCATAATTATAGGTGAAGTTACTGAAGTTGCTACTGGAGAAGAGAATACTGAGAAATCTGCAAGTGTAAAGCCTAAAGTAGATTTTCAGCATATGGAAGAAGTAATGGTAGTAATAAGCAATTTGCAAGATGATTCACAAACGGGGGATACTGAAGAATGA